One Falco naumanni isolate bFalNau1 chromosome 13, bFalNau1.pat, whole genome shotgun sequence DNA segment encodes these proteins:
- the CHCHD5 gene encoding coiled-coil-helix-coiled-coil-helix domain-containing protein 5, producing MQAALEITARYCRSEMEQYGRCVAASPASWQRDCHRLRLSMSRCAAAHPIVQQIRQDCAEPFAAFEQCLKENQASVMNCSDQVNAFLLCADQVKLST from the exons AT GCAGGCGGCCCTGGAGATCACGGCACGTTACTGCCGCAGCGAGATGGAGCAGTACGGGCGGTGCGTGGCCGCCAGCCCGGCCTCCTGGCAGCGCGACTGTCACCGGCTCCGCCTCAGCATGTCCCGCTGCGCCGCCGCGCA CCCCATCGTGCAGCAGATCCGCCAGGACTGCGCGGAGCCATTTGCTGCCTTTGAGCAATGTCTGAAGGAGAACCAAGCTTCCGTCATGAACTGTAGCGATCAGGTCAACGCCTTTCTGCTCTGCGCTGACCAGGTGAAGCTCTCCACGTGA
- the LOC121097013 gene encoding LIM homeobox transcription factor 1-alpha-like isoform X2, whose protein sequence is MREVCAGCDTPISDRFLLRVNERSWHEGCVKCAVCLQPLSGTCYCRNRQLYCKHDYEKLFQTKCSSCLKAIAPSELIMRVLENVYHVHCFYCCECERRLQRGDEFVLKEGQLLCRSDYEKEKEMLSAISPAPTESVKSEDEDGSHSHGKGSEESKDHKRSKRPRTILTTQQRRAFKASFEVSSKPCRKVRETLAAETGLTVRVVQVWFQNQRAKMKKIARRQQQQQQQQQEQDQLGNPRLGTGRGTGRNSRQSNDDSEDGASVHGLDGLMVPYPRIPQQQLLPLDQNGYSTDLYRQGLTPPQLPGDHLHPYDSEGVFHDMDSDSISHLGDCLLSTAEANLLQARVGNPIDRLYSMQSSYFTS, encoded by the exons ATGCGGGAGGTTTGCGCTGGCTGCGACACCCCCATCTCTGACCGGTTCCTCCTGCGGGTCAACGAGCGCTCGTGGCACGAGGGCTGCGTGAAATGCGCCGTCTGCCTGCAGCCGCTCTCCGGGACCTGCTACTGCCGCAACCGGCAACTCTACTGCAAGCACGACTACGAGAA GCTCTTCCAAACCAAGTGTAGCAGCTGCTTGAAAGCCATCGCCCCCTCTGAGCTCATCATGCGGGTGCTGGAGAACGTCTACCACGTTCACTGCTTCTACTGCTGTGAGTGTGAGCGGCGCCTGCAGCGGGGAGATGAGTTTGTGCTCAAAgaggggcagctgctgtgccgCAGTGACTAcgagaaggagaaggagatgCTGAGCGCTATCAGCCCTGCACCCACTGAGTCCG TGAAAAGCGAGGACGAAGACGGCAGCCACTCGCACGGCAAAGGCAGCGAGGAGAGCAAAGACCACAAGCGCTCCAAGCGCCCGCGCACCATCCTTACCACACAGCAGCGTCGGGCATTCAAGGCCTCGTTCGAGGTTTCCTCAAAACCTTGCAGAAAG GTGAGAGAGACCCTGGCAGCTGAGACGGGCTTGACGGTGCGGGTGGTACAGGTCTGGTTCCAGAACCAAAGAGCCAAG ATGAAGAAGATTGCTCGCAggcaacaacagcagcagcagcaacagcaggagcAAGACCAGCTGGGCAACCCTCGCTTAGGGACCGGGAGAGGGACCGGTCGCAACAGCAGGCAGAGCAATGACGACAGCGAAG ACGGTGCGAGCGTTCACGGTCTGGATGGGCTGATGGTCCCCTACCCCAGgatcccccagcagcagctgctgcccctggaCCAGAACGGCTACAGCACAGACTTGTACAGACAAGGGCTGACACCCCCGCAGCTTCCAGGAGACCACCTGCACCCCTACG acTCAGAAGGAGTTTTTCATGATATGGACAGCGACAGCATCAGCCACCTGGGAGACTGCCTGCTCTCGACAGCCGAAGCCAACCTCCTCCAAGCCCGTGTGGGCAACCCCATCGACCGACTCTACTCCATGCAGAGCTCGTACTTCACGTCCTGA
- the LOC121097013 gene encoding LIM homeobox transcription factor 1-alpha-like isoform X1, with translation MREVCAGCDTPISDRFLLRVNERSWHEGCVKCAVCLQPLSGTCYCRNRQLYCKHDYEKLFQTKCSSCLKAIAPSELIMRVLENVYHVHCFYCCECERRLQRGDEFVLKEGQLLCRSDYEKEKEMLSAISPAPTESVKSEDEDGSHSHGKGSEESKDHKRSKRPRTILTTQQRRAFKASFEVSSKPCRKVRETLAAETGLTVRVVQVWFQNQRAKMKKIARRQQQQQQQQQEQDQLGNPRLGTGRGTGRNSRQSNDDSEDGASVHGLDGLMVPYPRIPQQQLLPLDQNGYSTDLYRQGLTPPQLPGDHLHPYGRRAVWRPSCLCIKAAHRSPSREKPILPRSAAASAPRDLLASPSQKFGEARASG, from the exons ATGCGGGAGGTTTGCGCTGGCTGCGACACCCCCATCTCTGACCGGTTCCTCCTGCGGGTCAACGAGCGCTCGTGGCACGAGGGCTGCGTGAAATGCGCCGTCTGCCTGCAGCCGCTCTCCGGGACCTGCTACTGCCGCAACCGGCAACTCTACTGCAAGCACGACTACGAGAA GCTCTTCCAAACCAAGTGTAGCAGCTGCTTGAAAGCCATCGCCCCCTCTGAGCTCATCATGCGGGTGCTGGAGAACGTCTACCACGTTCACTGCTTCTACTGCTGTGAGTGTGAGCGGCGCCTGCAGCGGGGAGATGAGTTTGTGCTCAAAgaggggcagctgctgtgccgCAGTGACTAcgagaaggagaaggagatgCTGAGCGCTATCAGCCCTGCACCCACTGAGTCCG TGAAAAGCGAGGACGAAGACGGCAGCCACTCGCACGGCAAAGGCAGCGAGGAGAGCAAAGACCACAAGCGCTCCAAGCGCCCGCGCACCATCCTTACCACACAGCAGCGTCGGGCATTCAAGGCCTCGTTCGAGGTTTCCTCAAAACCTTGCAGAAAG GTGAGAGAGACCCTGGCAGCTGAGACGGGCTTGACGGTGCGGGTGGTACAGGTCTGGTTCCAGAACCAAAGAGCCAAG ATGAAGAAGATTGCTCGCAggcaacaacagcagcagcagcaacagcaggagcAAGACCAGCTGGGCAACCCTCGCTTAGGGACCGGGAGAGGGACCGGTCGCAACAGCAGGCAGAGCAATGACGACAGCGAAG ACGGTGCGAGCGTTCACGGTCTGGATGGGCTGATGGTCCCCTACCCCAGgatcccccagcagcagctgctgcccctggaCCAGAACGGCTACAGCACAGACTTGTACAGACAAGGGCTGACACCCCCGCAGCTTCCAGGAGACCACCTGCACCCCTACGGTAGGAGAGCGGTGTGGAGACCGTCCTGTCTCTGCATCAAAGCTGCACATCGCAGCCCGAGTCGTGAAAAGCCAATTCTGCCGAGGTCAGCAGCAGCGAGTGCTCCACGGGACCTTCTGGCCAGCCCTTCTCAGAAGTTTGGGGAGGCCAGAGCCTCAGGATGA